The proteins below are encoded in one region of Nitrospira lenta:
- a CDS encoding glycosyltransferase family 2 protein, translating into MTPSSIVRELRFTQVSLAVTATAAALLIWSTGTVATTALAHGQVGYLLEALLFGALAGFLVYGNLCYQLARLGQLKREAAFRLSALAPATPFDPLSAPALTVLVPSYKEELPVIRQTLLSAALQNYPNKRVVLLLDDPPAPKTRPDRAGLWAARNLPFELQALLNEPATHMARARAAFQARQANHTVAVSDECVWLSDCFRLATQWFETQAKHSPTETHTDIWFAEHVLSQSAESYREQSAQWFARRREPAPVSDGQLLEEIDAAYTELAARFQVEFDVFERKQYCNLSHEPNKAMNLNSYLGLMGRRVRPVVRQAGLALEETSSRAGSRLIPNTPYVITLDADSLLKSNYAGTLVRLMEQPDYARVAVAQTPYSAFPNAPGVLERTAGATTDIQYLVHQGFTYFGATFWVGANALLRTSALEEICLESTEGGHLVRRYIQDRTVIEDTESTVDLLAKGWSLHNHPERLAYSATPPDFGSLVIQRARWANGGLIILPKLLSFLRRTPKQARTVPQALLQIHYLTSLAFGPLSVLLLLAIPFSAELMTPWMFIAALPYFVLYTRDLANMGYRPFRDFVRVYALNLLLIPIHLTGAATSMRQAIAGIKIPFRRTPKISGRTRTAGLDLALQLGMALSSLALGLYYVAQARWMAGAFPLANAGLLIYGIRQFIGFAEMRQDLRLSLTETFSAMADRARRARARFMPGALAPLTPVIEWSKELLLPIRARFASRQILWSLLVALEVVSPALATGQSTAPLNAIQIENRKPGTSDWILAKPAQNHEIEGYASATSVNQGETIRFYVHSTAPTYRLTIYRMGWYGGLGARQISESMELPGHRQPAPAVDNDTGLIECRWEHPVVQTIPTGRQGENAWPSGYYLAKLTAEPTGEESYILFIVRDDQRPSAYLVQASVTTYQAYNNWGGRSLYSFNSPGGQAAKVSFDRPYAGSAIPAAASGTGAGDFLTSNSIPPGYPASPAGWEYNMVRWLEQEGYDVTYATNLDVHANPALLASHRAFLSIGHDEYWTWEMRRHIEQARDRGIHLGIFSSNTCYWQIRIEPSRVTGDPLRTMVAYKENTPRRDPFLSDQSPDNDYLATTRWRNAPVSRPEAGLLGTMYLEVENPVDSAYVIEEADAWMLAQTGLTKGSSLPGVAGYEVDGLSAASPAGTHIIARMPAGQLAGAVTLYRAASNALVFSSGSMQWSWGLDDFQAPHLRKSVLNPAVQQITRNVLARFTRAED; encoded by the coding sequence ATGACACCCTCTTCCATCGTTCGCGAACTCCGCTTCACCCAGGTATCTCTCGCAGTCACCGCCACCGCCGCCGCCCTGCTGATCTGGTCGACCGGGACGGTCGCGACGACCGCCCTGGCTCACGGTCAGGTCGGGTATCTCCTGGAAGCCCTGCTCTTTGGAGCGCTCGCCGGATTCTTAGTCTACGGCAATCTGTGCTACCAATTGGCGCGGCTTGGACAGCTCAAACGAGAGGCTGCATTCCGCCTGTCGGCCCTGGCGCCGGCCACACCCTTCGACCCACTATCAGCTCCGGCTCTCACCGTCCTGGTGCCGTCATACAAAGAAGAGCTCCCGGTCATCCGTCAAACGCTCTTGTCCGCCGCCCTTCAGAACTATCCGAACAAGCGGGTCGTGCTGCTCTTGGACGATCCTCCTGCCCCCAAAACCAGGCCCGACAGAGCGGGATTATGGGCGGCGCGCAACCTTCCCTTCGAATTACAGGCCTTGCTCAACGAACCGGCCACCCACATGGCCCGAGCCCGGGCGGCATTCCAGGCCAGACAAGCTAACCACACCGTGGCCGTCAGCGACGAATGTGTCTGGCTCTCAGATTGTTTCAGACTGGCGACCCAGTGGTTTGAAACCCAGGCGAAGCACTCCCCGACCGAGACGCATACCGATATCTGGTTTGCCGAACATGTGCTCAGCCAATCCGCTGAATCCTACCGGGAACAGAGCGCCCAGTGGTTCGCCCGACGCAGAGAGCCCGCGCCTGTCTCCGACGGGCAACTTCTTGAAGAAATTGACGCCGCCTATACAGAGTTGGCCGCCCGTTTTCAGGTTGAATTCGATGTCTTTGAGCGGAAGCAATACTGCAACCTGTCGCACGAGCCCAACAAGGCGATGAATTTGAACAGCTATCTGGGTCTGATGGGCCGGCGCGTCCGTCCGGTGGTACGCCAGGCAGGGCTCGCCCTAGAGGAAACCTCCTCGAGGGCCGGTAGCCGTCTGATTCCCAATACGCCCTACGTCATCACCCTGGATGCGGACAGCCTGTTGAAATCCAACTATGCCGGCACGCTGGTCCGCCTGATGGAACAGCCTGACTACGCGCGGGTGGCCGTCGCCCAAACGCCCTATAGCGCCTTCCCCAACGCACCGGGTGTCTTGGAGCGGACCGCCGGAGCCACGACCGATATTCAATATCTCGTGCACCAGGGCTTCACCTACTTCGGCGCGACCTTTTGGGTCGGGGCCAATGCCTTGCTGAGAACGTCGGCGCTCGAAGAGATCTGCCTTGAATCCACCGAAGGCGGGCACCTCGTTCGCCGTTACATTCAGGACCGAACGGTCATTGAAGATACCGAATCGACCGTCGATCTCCTGGCTAAAGGATGGTCGCTGCATAATCACCCCGAGCGGCTGGCCTATAGCGCCACCCCGCCGGACTTCGGATCGCTGGTCATTCAACGGGCACGGTGGGCCAACGGGGGCTTGATCATTCTGCCCAAGTTGCTGTCCTTCCTGCGCCGGACACCGAAGCAGGCGAGAACGGTTCCGCAAGCCCTGCTGCAAATTCATTATTTGACCTCGCTGGCCTTCGGCCCCTTGAGTGTCTTGCTCCTGTTGGCGATTCCATTTTCCGCCGAATTGATGACACCCTGGATGTTCATCGCCGCGCTGCCCTACTTCGTCCTCTATACCAGGGACCTGGCGAATATGGGCTATCGGCCGTTCCGGGATTTCGTTCGCGTCTACGCGCTCAATCTGCTCTTAATTCCCATCCACCTCACCGGCGCAGCCACCTCCATGCGACAAGCCATCGCCGGCATCAAGATTCCATTTCGCCGGACTCCCAAAATCTCCGGGCGAACCAGAACAGCGGGACTGGATCTGGCCCTCCAGCTGGGCATGGCACTCTCCAGCCTGGCCTTAGGGCTCTACTACGTCGCGCAGGCCCGATGGATGGCCGGCGCCTTTCCCCTCGCCAATGCGGGCCTGTTGATCTACGGCATCCGCCAATTCATCGGCTTTGCCGAAATGCGGCAGGATCTTCGTTTGAGTCTCACGGAAACGTTCAGCGCCATGGCAGATCGCGCACGGCGGGCACGCGCGCGGTTCATGCCCGGCGCGCTCGCTCCGCTGACCCCGGTGATCGAGTGGAGCAAAGAACTCCTTCTTCCAATACGGGCGCGATTCGCCTCCCGCCAGATTCTCTGGAGTCTGTTGGTTGCGCTCGAAGTCGTCTCCCCCGCCCTCGCCACCGGACAATCCACGGCCCCGCTCAACGCCATTCAAATTGAGAATCGCAAACCCGGCACCAGCGACTGGATTCTGGCCAAGCCGGCCCAAAACCATGAGATCGAAGGCTATGCCTCCGCAACCAGCGTCAATCAAGGCGAGACGATTCGCTTTTATGTCCATTCGACCGCACCCACCTACCGCCTCACGATCTATCGCATGGGATGGTACGGCGGGCTCGGCGCGCGGCAAATATCTGAATCGATGGAACTGCCGGGGCACCGGCAACCAGCCCCTGCCGTAGACAATGACACCGGCCTGATCGAATGCCGATGGGAACACCCGGTCGTGCAAACCATTCCAACCGGCCGCCAAGGCGAGAACGCCTGGCCATCAGGGTACTACCTGGCAAAGCTGACGGCGGAACCTACAGGAGAGGAGAGCTACATTCTATTTATCGTCCGGGATGATCAGCGCCCCTCGGCCTATCTCGTCCAGGCCAGCGTCACAACCTATCAGGCCTATAACAATTGGGGCGGCCGCTCGCTGTATTCGTTCAACAGTCCCGGAGGCCAAGCCGCGAAGGTCTCGTTCGACCGTCCCTACGCCGGCAGTGCCATTCCTGCTGCCGCCTCAGGAACCGGGGCGGGCGATTTCCTGACGTCCAACTCGATCCCACCCGGCTATCCGGCCTCCCCTGCCGGCTGGGAATACAATATGGTCCGCTGGCTGGAGCAAGAAGGGTACGACGTCACCTATGCCACCAACCTCGATGTGCATGCGAACCCCGCGCTGCTCGCCTCGCACCGCGCCTTCCTCTCGATCGGGCACGATGAATATTGGACCTGGGAAATGCGGCGCCACATCGAACAAGCGCGCGACCGAGGCATTCATCTGGGTATCTTCTCCTCGAATACCTGCTATTGGCAGATCCGCATAGAACCCAGCCGCGTCACCGGTGACCCACTCCGGACCATGGTGGCCTACAAAGAGAATACGCCACGGCGCGACCCCTTCTTGAGCGACCAAAGTCCGGACAACGATTACCTCGCCACCACACGCTGGCGTAATGCGCCCGTGAGTCGCCCCGAGGCAGGCCTGCTCGGCACCATGTATCTTGAAGTCGAGAACCCCGTCGATAGCGCGTATGTGATTGAGGAGGCTGACGCCTGGATGCTCGCACAGACCGGTCTCACCAAAGGCTCGTCACTGCCGGGCGTCGCCGGCTATGAAGTCGATGGACTGAGCGCCGCCAGCCCGGCCGGCACACACATCATCGCCCGCATGCCCGCGGGCCAACTCGCCGGCGCCGTCACCCTCTATCGGGCCGCCAGCAACGCGCTGGTCTTTTCAAGCGGATCGATGCAATGGAGTTGGGGACTGGATGATTTCCAGGCCCCACACCTGCGCAAGTCCGTGCTGAACCCGGCGGTTCAGCAGATCACCCGCAACGTACTGGCTCGATTCACCCGCGCAGAAGACTAA
- a CDS encoding acyltransferase: MAIASTSLPQAEPPQGHPKPHSRSARYDVLRVSACLAVILLHLSATIVMDRELVWSAGWYISLAIDAATRWCVVGFIMLSGALLLSPDKHTHPNAFWEKRLHRLLPALIAWSAIYLAWRALFWHQSLTPALILHDLIAGRPYIHLYFLFLIAGLYLVTPLLAAIVNRLSPAQLLEAILIIGMLAMAANLFDFLASSAFTMFVPYLAYYLAGWYCVHVMDNPPRRYALLIGGTVAVMTVTTVYLVYALGLDNRWSFYPFEDFSPTGIALAIAMFTFIMHGRISPRIEALAQPLAPLTLGVYLAHPIVVELLRYGYFLAMPILLQPPYYVPVTFLLTCAITFGLVTLMQRIPGLRRIV; encoded by the coding sequence ATGGCAATCGCATCGACATCCCTCCCGCAGGCGGAACCGCCCCAGGGTCACCCCAAGCCTCATTCACGCTCGGCCCGATACGATGTCCTGCGAGTCAGCGCCTGCCTAGCCGTTATTCTGCTGCACCTCTCTGCCACGATCGTGATGGATCGTGAGTTGGTCTGGTCCGCTGGCTGGTATATCTCCCTGGCGATAGACGCCGCCACACGCTGGTGCGTGGTGGGCTTCATCATGTTGAGCGGCGCACTCTTACTCAGCCCCGACAAACACACCCACCCGAATGCGTTCTGGGAAAAACGGCTGCACCGGCTCCTGCCCGCGCTGATTGCCTGGTCGGCCATCTATCTCGCCTGGCGCGCGCTCTTCTGGCACCAATCGCTCACACCGGCGCTCATTCTGCATGATCTCATCGCCGGCAGACCATACATCCACCTGTACTTTCTATTTCTCATTGCGGGGCTCTATCTCGTAACCCCATTACTCGCCGCAATCGTCAATCGTCTCAGCCCCGCTCAACTCCTAGAAGCCATCCTCATCATCGGCATGCTGGCCATGGCAGCCAACCTGTTCGATTTTTTGGCGTCCAGTGCCTTTACGATGTTCGTCCCCTACCTCGCCTACTACTTAGCCGGATGGTATTGCGTGCACGTGATGGATAATCCGCCTCGCCGGTATGCGCTGCTCATCGGCGGAACCGTTGCCGTCATGACCGTCACCACCGTGTATTTAGTCTACGCCCTGGGACTAGACAACCGCTGGAGCTTCTACCCGTTTGAAGACTTCAGCCCCACCGGCATCGCACTGGCAATCGCCATGTTCACATTCATCATGCACGGCCGCATCTCCCCGCGCATCGAAGCGCTCGCACAGCCGCTCGCGCCGTTGACGCTCGGCGTCTACCTGGCTCACCCCATCGTGGTGGAGCTGCTGCGGTATGGCTACTTTCTGGCGATGCCGATCTTGCTCCAGCCTCCTTACTACGTGCCCGTCACCTTTCTCCTCACGTGCGCCATCACCTTCGGCCTCGTCACGCTCATGCAGCGAATCCCGGGCTTGCGGCGGATCGTATAG
- a CDS encoding aspartyl protease family protein, translating into MVNAFVKGVVLALVVFPCALFAGDLVQWTDEKGMVHFSDSLDNVPQKFRHHAKQDKFKDKNPQRSSVNSAGGLSSADALILGSMLEAREQPPKLNSFEVPFEAYEGTAQRVIVSVKFNDSVTAPMAIDTGAPGVLISPKLAGQLGIYGSDEGKVLIQAGGIGGSVPALLTFLDKIQVGEARDSFIPATVTRSISGSFEGLLGMHFMSKYSFKIDSVRQVVIFEEIPANSNWPGGRPERWWRDRFKELNSVRAAWKRLVPQEQLWQAQYGPSRFASRQVMEVDKLLEKLDRYASQNSVPQNWR; encoded by the coding sequence ATGGTGAACGCTTTTGTGAAGGGTGTTGTCCTGGCGCTGGTTGTGTTCCCCTGCGCTCTGTTCGCCGGAGACCTGGTGCAATGGACCGATGAGAAGGGGATGGTTCATTTCTCCGACTCTTTGGACAATGTGCCCCAGAAATTTCGCCATCATGCGAAGCAGGACAAATTCAAGGACAAGAATCCTCAACGATCTTCCGTGAACTCGGCCGGGGGGCTCTCGAGTGCGGATGCTCTCATTCTTGGGAGTATGCTTGAAGCAAGGGAGCAGCCACCGAAGCTGAATAGTTTTGAGGTGCCGTTCGAAGCCTATGAGGGCACCGCGCAACGAGTGATCGTCTCGGTCAAGTTCAACGATTCTGTGACGGCTCCGATGGCGATCGACACAGGTGCGCCGGGTGTGTTGATTTCACCGAAACTTGCCGGGCAGCTTGGTATCTATGGGAGCGATGAAGGGAAGGTCCTGATTCAGGCCGGCGGCATTGGGGGCTCGGTGCCCGCGCTGCTGACCTTTCTGGATAAAATTCAGGTAGGGGAAGCCAGGGATAGTTTCATCCCTGCCACGGTAACTCGGTCGATATCGGGTTCCTTTGAGGGGCTCCTGGGGATGCATTTCATGTCCAAGTATTCATTCAAAATCGATTCGGTGCGGCAGGTTGTGATCTTTGAGGAGATCCCGGCCAATTCGAACTGGCCGGGCGGGCGCCCGGAACGATGGTGGCGGGATCGCTTTAAGGAATTGAATAGTGTGCGGGCGGCATGGAAGCGCTTAGTGCCTCAGGAACAACTGTGGCAGGCTCAATATGGGCCATCGCGGTTTGCGAGTCGCCAGGTGATGGAGGTGGATAAATTGCTCGAAAAACTCGATCGCTATGCCAGCCAGAACTCGGTCCCTCAAAATTGGCGGTAA
- a CDS encoding NUDIX domain-containing protein: MPIPDFIKSLRSKIGTELLQVPTAMVFAYDDSGRLLLIQDKDSGRWSAPSGIIDPHELPSDAAVREAWEEAGVFVELTHLLGVFAGEHFSKTYDNGDQLAAVTTVFSARVIRGTPRPDHEETSDARFFSPSEIDTLSCSEHFLVIRKAVNQNQRQAYFKPSTWQPSGA; the protein is encoded by the coding sequence ATGCCCATTCCAGACTTCATTAAATCACTCCGTTCCAAGATCGGCACGGAGCTGTTGCAAGTTCCGACCGCGATGGTGTTCGCGTACGACGACAGCGGGCGGCTCTTACTGATTCAGGATAAGGACTCTGGCCGCTGGAGCGCGCCGAGCGGGATCATCGACCCGCATGAATTGCCGTCTGACGCGGCGGTGCGGGAGGCGTGGGAGGAAGCCGGAGTCTTCGTCGAGTTGACCCACCTCCTCGGCGTTTTTGCGGGTGAGCACTTCTCTAAGACCTACGACAATGGCGATCAGCTCGCCGCCGTCACGACCGTATTTTCTGCGCGTGTCATTCGAGGAACGCCTCGTCCCGATCACGAAGAGACCTCCGATGCGCGCTTCTTCTCTCCAAGCGAGATCGACACCCTGTCCTGCTCCGAGCACTTTCTCGTCATCCGCAAGGCAGTTAATCAGAACCAACGCCAAGCCTACTTCAAACCGTCGACCTGGCAGCCCAGCGGCGCCTAA
- a CDS encoding HigA family addiction module antitoxin: MRKLKPVTPGELLLEEFLKPMEISQYRLAKEVGVLAQRIGDIVGDKRSITADTDLRLCRFFGLSNGYWLRAQAAYDTEVAERALGPKLSKIKPWTGLKALKVAS, translated from the coding sequence ATGCGTAAGCTTAAACCTGTCACTCCCGGCGAGCTGTTGTTGGAGGAATTCTTGAAGCCGATGGAGATCAGTCAATATCGGCTGGCAAAGGAAGTCGGGGTTCTGGCGCAGCGGATCGGCGACATTGTGGGCGACAAGCGTTCTATTACAGCCGACACTGACTTGCGCCTCTGTCGGTTCTTTGGCTTGTCGAATGGCTATTGGCTGCGGGCTCAGGCTGCCTATGACACGGAAGTTGCCGAGCGGGCGTTGGGGCCGAAGTTGTCGAAGATCAAGCCATGGACTGGATTAAAGGCGTTGAAGGTTGCCTCCTGA
- a CDS encoding DUF2283 domain-containing protein, whose translation MTIKYFQDTDTLHIEFRVAAVAETRDLDENTQLDFDKEGNICAMTIEHAWDRADIPHFSFEQIAA comes from the coding sequence ATGACCATCAAGTATTTTCAGGACACCGACACGCTCCACATCGAGTTTCGAGTTGCAGCGGTCGCAGAAACGAGAGATTTGGATGAGAATACACAACTCGACTTCGATAAAGAAGGCAATATTTGTGCGATGACGATTGAGCATGCATGGGATCGAGCGGACATTCCCCATTTTTCGTTCGAACAAATTGCCGCCTGA
- a CDS encoding BrnT family toxin, which translates to MIYEWDPRKAHANKRKHGVSFEEAASVFHDGAALTYDDPDHSDDEPREITIGISTEGRVLVLSHCEREGRIRIISRQAGDSNR; encoded by the coding sequence GTGATTTATGAATGGGATCCTAGAAAGGCTCATGCCAATAAGCGGAAACACGGCGTGTCATTTGAGGAAGCCGCGTCGGTATTTCATGATGGAGCGGCCCTGACGTATGACGATCCGGACCATTCGGATGACGAGCCAAGAGAAATTACGATTGGGATATCGACAGAGGGTCGCGTGCTGGTCCTCTCGCATTGTGAGCGTGAGGGGCGGATTCGGATTATAAGCCGCCAGGCGGGCGACTCCAACAGATAG
- a CDS encoding GNAT family N-acetyltransferase, with translation MAKLIEFDTERLLLRQWNDADLGPFAALNADPAVMQFYPAPLSRTESDAMANRCQSLITERGWGLWAVEKKDIHEFIGYVGLHIPASELPFSPCVEVGWRLAAEHWGKGFATEAARGALRTGFESLALPEIVSFTSIGNLRSRAVMERLGMWQTDESFEHPAIPVGSTLRKHCLYRLSRDQWLEHVAGGR, from the coding sequence ATGGCCAAGCTCATTGAATTCGACACAGAACGATTGCTGCTGCGTCAATGGAATGATGCCGACCTCGGACCCTTCGCTGCGCTCAATGCCGATCCAGCGGTCATGCAGTTCTATCCTGCGCCCCTCAGTCGCACAGAAAGCGATGCCATGGCGAATCGTTGCCAAAGCCTCATCACTGAACGTGGCTGGGGGCTTTGGGCTGTGGAAAAGAAAGACATCCATGAGTTTATCGGCTATGTCGGCCTGCATATACCGGCGTCAGAGCTTCCATTCTCTCCCTGTGTCGAGGTCGGCTGGAGGCTGGCTGCAGAGCATTGGGGGAAAGGTTTCGCCACCGAGGCAGCGCGCGGCGCGCTTCGCACGGGCTTTGAGTCGCTCGCGTTACCGGAAATCGTGTCGTTCACTTCAATCGGCAACCTCCGGTCCCGTGCCGTTATGGAGCGACTTGGTATGTGGCAGACAGATGAATCCTTTGAACACCCGGCCATTCCGGTCGGGAGTACGCTGCGGAAGCATTGTTTGTATCGATTATCCCGCGACCAATGGTTAGAGCATGTCGCAGGGGGAAGATAG
- a CDS encoding VOC family protein, with protein sequence MSNLRITEIKAFVPAKDFELSKQFYKDLGFTMASEGGGVAYFHFGHVSFLLQDFCAASLAENFMMHILVEDVGAWRNHVLASGVVSKYGVRVTEIESQPWRMRDFCLSDPSGVLWRIGQNTD encoded by the coding sequence GTGTCCAACCTTCGCATTACGGAAATCAAGGCGTTCGTGCCGGCCAAAGACTTCGAGCTCTCCAAGCAATTCTACAAGGACCTGGGCTTCACGATGGCGTCGGAAGGAGGCGGTGTCGCCTACTTTCACTTCGGGCACGTCAGCTTTCTGTTGCAAGACTTCTGCGCAGCGTCGCTGGCGGAGAACTTCATGATGCACATCCTCGTAGAAGATGTAGGCGCGTGGCGGAACCACGTCCTGGCCAGCGGAGTCGTGTCAAAATACGGTGTGCGCGTAACAGAAATCGAAAGTCAGCCGTGGCGAATGCGGGACTTTTGTCTTTCCGATCCCTCTGGTGTCCTCTGGCGAATCGGCCAGAACACGGATTGA
- a CDS encoding GNAT family N-acetyltransferase, with protein sequence MHVQIAQATTSKHIGAVRDLFQEYAAWLRIDLSFQGFADEMMTLPGLYAPPRGCLLLATGTDGSAGCVALRPMGETVCEMKRLYVRPAYQGCGLGRTLAQRVISDARGCGYSAMRLDTLPLMHRAIQLYESLGFVRRSAYYDTPLRETVFMELQL encoded by the coding sequence ATGCATGTGCAGATAGCCCAAGCCACCACATCGAAACACATCGGAGCGGTACGCGATCTCTTTCAGGAGTATGCCGCTTGGCTTCGCATCGACCTGAGCTTTCAGGGATTTGCCGACGAGATGATGACTCTGCCCGGCCTCTATGCGCCGCCGCGAGGCTGTCTGCTTTTGGCGACAGGCACTGATGGATCGGCGGGCTGTGTCGCGCTACGTCCGATGGGCGAGACGGTCTGTGAGATGAAGCGTCTGTATGTACGGCCTGCATATCAGGGATGCGGTTTAGGACGCACGCTGGCGCAGCGCGTGATTTCCGACGCGCGGGGCTGTGGCTATTCGGCGATGAGGCTGGATACGTTGCCGTTGATGCACCGCGCGATTCAGCTCTACGAATCTTTGGGGTTCGTGCGGCGGTCGGCCTATTACGACACGCCCTTGCGGGAGACGGTTTTTATGGAATTGCAGTTGTGA
- a CDS encoding SDR family NAD(P)-dependent oxidoreductase encodes MKLGIEGKTALVTASSGGIGLEIARSLAAEGAVVIVNGRTHASVEQAIESLGGPGAGLIPLVADNGTEAGCAATLSQVAEVDILVNNLGIYEAVGFFDETDESWQRLFEVNIMSGVRLARQYLQGMLTRGHGRVVFISSESGISPAPEMAHYSATKTMQLGISRSLAELTKGTQVTVNCVLPGPTRTASVEKFIQDVFPDLAPSEAERRFMSENRPTSLINRLIDPKEIGDIVAFLCSPRASVINGSSIRAEGGLVRSVF; translated from the coding sequence ATGAAACTAGGCATAGAAGGCAAAACAGCCTTGGTGACCGCGTCATCGGGTGGCATCGGTTTGGAGATCGCCCGTTCGTTAGCTGCTGAAGGAGCCGTCGTCATCGTCAACGGTCGAACTCACGCAAGCGTGGAGCAAGCGATAGAGAGCTTGGGCGGACCTGGTGCTGGGCTCATCCCATTGGTTGCCGATAATGGAACGGAAGCAGGATGCGCGGCAACACTCTCGCAAGTGGCAGAGGTCGATATTCTCGTCAACAATCTCGGCATCTATGAAGCCGTCGGATTTTTTGATGAAACCGATGAATCTTGGCAACGGCTCTTTGAGGTCAACATCATGAGCGGGGTTCGGCTTGCCCGTCAGTATCTCCAAGGCATGCTCACGCGAGGGCACGGGCGCGTGGTGTTTATCTCCAGCGAATCCGGAATTTCTCCGGCGCCCGAGATGGCGCACTACAGCGCCACAAAAACGATGCAGCTGGGAATCTCCCGGTCACTGGCCGAACTGACAAAAGGAACTCAAGTCACGGTGAATTGTGTCCTGCCCGGCCCCACCCGCACGGCGAGCGTGGAGAAATTCATTCAGGACGTGTTTCCCGACTTAGCGCCGTCAGAAGCCGAGCGCCGATTCATGTCGGAAAACCGGCCTACTTCACTGATCAACCGCCTGATCGATCCCAAAGAAATAGGAGACATCGTTGCGTTCCTCTGTAGCCCAAGGGCTTCTGTCATCAACGGATCCAGTATCCGGGCGGAGGGTGGTCTTGTCCGCAGTGTGTTCTAG
- a CDS encoding Swt1 family HEPN domain-containing protein yields the protein MAKSGGSDRLRLFGMRNLMLEADLIALEKRGIELGHAKTLKKDNLVDSDLIESDIRQAARRMADFYVLYYSLENTIRRLISGRLLEKHGVDWWEQKVPVGVRTSVADKQKKEKDTPMSIRSDDPLTYTNFGELIDILNANWVDFSDTLRSQKAAQQILTQFNMVRNVIAHSVELNDDEILRFHLLVKDWFRISA from the coding sequence ATGGCTAAAAGTGGGGGAAGTGATCGACTGCGCCTCTTTGGGATGCGGAATTTGATGCTGGAGGCAGATCTAATTGCGCTGGAGAAGCGAGGCATTGAGCTTGGCCATGCGAAGACGCTAAAGAAAGATAATTTAGTGGATAGTGACCTTATTGAGTCAGACATTCGACAGGCAGCGCGACGAATGGCTGACTTCTACGTCCTCTACTACAGTCTTGAGAATACCATTCGACGGCTGATTTCGGGAAGACTTCTCGAGAAGCACGGCGTGGATTGGTGGGAGCAGAAAGTCCCAGTTGGCGTTAGAACAAGCGTGGCAGACAAACAGAAGAAAGAAAAAGATACGCCAATGTCGATTCGATCTGATGACCCGTTGACTTACACGAATTTTGGAGAGCTGATCGATATTCTAAATGCCAATTGGGTAGATTTTTCAGACACTCTAAGAAGCCAGAAGGCAGCTCAGCAAATTCTGACTCAGTTCAATATGGTCCGGAATGTCATAGCTCATAGTGTTGAACTGAATGACGACGAAATTCTTCGTTTTCATTTGCTGGTCAAGGATTGGTTCCGAATTAGTGCTTAG
- a CDS encoding DUF5343 domain-containing protein — protein sequence MAAKKNENEDATAEQTDKKVKGAIKYPPYVNGYGSIPKLFSEIRKASVPPKFTQDFMETVLELKSSSHRALVPLLKKLGFIDAANVPTEAYKNYRDDEQQGAVMAAQIRLAYSDLYKANEYAHNLKKDELQSKLRALIGTAEDDPTIPAVVATFMELAKLANFKATAAPIKLLAADDDAKGKKGADEGAQRRLLHGSVGISYTINLNLPATTEIEVFNAIFKSLKEHLLDG from the coding sequence ATGGCTGCGAAGAAGAATGAGAATGAAGATGCCACGGCTGAACAAACCGATAAAAAGGTGAAAGGTGCCATTAAGTACCCGCCTTATGTGAATGGGTATGGTTCTATTCCAAAGCTATTCTCCGAGATTCGTAAAGCCTCAGTTCCCCCCAAGTTCACACAAGACTTCATGGAAACAGTCCTTGAACTTAAATCTTCAAGCCACAGAGCCCTGGTTCCACTTCTCAAGAAACTTGGTTTCATCGATGCAGCGAATGTGCCAACGGAGGCCTACAAAAACTACAGAGACGACGAGCAGCAGGGGGCTGTAATGGCAGCGCAAATTCGCTTGGCCTATTCCGATCTATACAAGGCGAACGAGTATGCGCACAATCTGAAGAAGGATGAACTGCAATCAAAACTTCGGGCTCTTATTGGTACGGCTGAAGACGATCCTACTATTCCGGCTGTTGTTGCGACTTTCATGGAATTGGCGAAGCTGGCTAATTTCAAGGCCACAGCAGCTCCGATAAAGCTTCTGGCAGCGGACGACGATGCAAAGGGGAAAAAAGGTGCTGACGAGGGTGCTCAGCGTCGGTTACTGCATGGGTCGGTGGGGATTTCGTACACGATTAACCTTAACCTCCCTGCTACGACGGAGATTGAGGTCTTCAATGCTATATTTAAAAGCCTGAAGGAGCATTTACTCGATGGCTAA